A stretch of the Bacillus sp. FJAT-18017 genome encodes the following:
- a CDS encoding ROK family protein produces the protein MGYTLSVDIGGTKIATGILNENRMWVAEHVEKSNCATEETMYSSLLAAIYQVLNKSGLMKNQVNNLGVAIPGQVDMTEGIAIYSNNLPWRNFYLGDLLKNEFPTAVVGFEHDVRAAAVGEAEIRNFNTGLFVYVTVSTGIGASILLDGKPLKGCGMAGEIGFFPVNGGTLETSASGSAMERETAKEYGCKSLQDAFDQWNQGDSCLHAYFDKKASEIANAIFHVSALLDPARFVLGGGVINNQPNFYELVKKHYISLCHHSLHHDWHERLEPSLLKNKSGLFGAACTVLRSLEENLQP, from the coding sequence GTGGGTTATACATTGTCGGTTGATATTGGCGGAACGAAAATTGCCACTGGAATACTGAATGAAAACAGGATGTGGGTTGCCGAGCATGTGGAAAAGAGCAACTGTGCCACGGAAGAGACAATGTACTCCTCTTTGCTCGCAGCCATATATCAAGTTTTAAACAAATCGGGGCTTATGAAAAATCAGGTAAACAACCTGGGCGTTGCTATCCCGGGACAGGTTGATATGACAGAGGGGATTGCCATTTACTCGAACAATTTACCTTGGCGTAATTTTTATTTAGGTGATTTGTTGAAAAATGAATTTCCCACTGCTGTGGTCGGTTTTGAACATGACGTTAGGGCGGCAGCTGTTGGTGAAGCTGAAATTCGGAACTTCAATACAGGGCTGTTTGTATATGTTACAGTCAGCACTGGCATAGGTGCTTCCATACTGTTGGACGGAAAACCTCTCAAGGGATGCGGGATGGCAGGGGAAATAGGCTTTTTCCCGGTTAATGGGGGAACCCTTGAAACTTCGGCTTCAGGATCGGCCATGGAGAGAGAAACTGCAAAAGAATATGGCTGTAAATCTTTACAAGATGCTTTTGACCAATGGAACCAAGGTGACAGCTGTTTACATGCTTATTTTGATAAAAAAGCATCTGAGATTGCCAATGCGATTTTTCATGTTTCTGCCCTCCTTGATCCGGCAAGGTTTGTTTTGGGCGGCGGTGTCATAAACAACCAGCCCAATTTTTACGAATTAGTAAAAAAGCATTATATTTCACTTTGCCATCATTCTCTTCACCACGATTGGCACGAAAGGCTGGAACCAAGCCTCTTAAAAAACAAATCTGGCCTTTTTGGCGCCGCCTGCACAGTATTGCGGAGCCTGGAGGAAAATCTTCAGCCATAG
- the nagA gene encoding N-acetylglucosamine-6-phosphate deacetylase: protein MSDKVLLLHGKVVVEDTIIPDGYIMIQDGLIASVGNADDLPQVDPDTSVIELKSGYAVLPGFIDLHIHGAGGADTMDGTLQALETIAGILPAEGTTSFLATTITQEKGEIRQALQNAAAYMETYNTPGKAEILGIHLEGPFINPVRKGAQPEKYIVEPTIDLFEEWQKSSGHSIKLVTLAPEQKGGLELIRHLADQGVVASIGHSDATYSKCMEAVEAGARHVTHLYNGMRGLHHREPGVVGAALLLEQLKMEMIVDGVHSAPESVKLAIRTKGVDGTILITDAMRAKCLKDGQYDLGGQEVFVEDGKALLSNGTLAGSILKMNHSLKNVIEFSGVSLQEAVKMASENPARQLNIFHRKGSIAPGKDADFVIVDENLEVQLTFCRGKEAFRRGKPSQAD, encoded by the coding sequence ATGAGTGATAAAGTCCTGCTGCTTCATGGGAAAGTAGTGGTTGAGGATACAATCATCCCGGATGGCTATATTATGATTCAAGACGGACTTATTGCGTCCGTTGGAAATGCAGATGATTTGCCTCAAGTTGATCCGGATACAAGTGTCATTGAACTTAAAAGCGGATACGCCGTGCTTCCCGGATTTATTGATCTCCACATCCATGGCGCTGGTGGGGCCGACACGATGGACGGAACACTCCAGGCGTTGGAAACCATTGCGGGTATTCTTCCTGCCGAAGGTACGACCAGCTTCCTGGCAACAACTATTACTCAAGAAAAAGGGGAAATACGTCAGGCACTCCAGAATGCTGCTGCCTATATGGAAACGTACAATACACCTGGCAAAGCAGAGATTTTAGGAATCCATCTGGAGGGACCCTTTATCAATCCAGTAAGAAAGGGTGCTCAGCCAGAAAAATACATAGTTGAGCCTACTATTGACTTGTTCGAGGAATGGCAGAAAAGTTCCGGACATTCCATAAAGCTGGTTACCTTGGCCCCGGAACAAAAAGGGGGACTTGAGTTAATCCGGCATCTTGCTGATCAAGGGGTCGTCGCTTCCATAGGACACTCGGATGCGACCTACAGTAAATGCATGGAAGCTGTTGAGGCGGGGGCTAGACATGTTACCCATCTTTATAACGGGATGAGAGGTTTGCATCATCGGGAACCAGGCGTTGTCGGGGCGGCACTTTTGCTTGAACAATTAAAGATGGAAATGATTGTGGATGGTGTCCACTCAGCACCTGAGTCGGTAAAGCTTGCCATTAGGACTAAAGGCGTAGACGGTACGATCTTGATAACGGACGCGATGCGGGCAAAATGTTTGAAGGACGGGCAATACGATCTTGGCGGCCAGGAAGTCTTCGTTGAGGATGGGAAAGCTCTGTTGTCAAACGGTACACTCGCAGGGAGCATCTTGAAAATGAATCATTCCCTTAAGAATGTAATTGAATTCTCTGGTGTTTCTCTTCAGGAAGCTGTAAAAATGGCCAGTGAAAATCCAGCCAGGCAGTTAAATATTTTCCACCGGAAAGGGAGCATTGCCCCCGGAAAGGACGCAGATTTTGTTATCGTAGACGAAAATCTGGAAGTACAATTAACTTTCTGCAGAGGAAAAGAAGCTTTTCGAAGGGGAAAACCCAGTCAAGCTGACTAA
- a CDS encoding PAS domain-containing sensor histidine kinase translates to MSECNPLFGKHLDTNEYDPDKLLDLFLNSTVDGVAIVDMEGRFLRVNPMYSSIFGYSQDELLGRKYEDFSNLGTVRDFVEQVKAGDTFSNLNLQYYHKDGKVLDIAVSYSPFRNTAGEIIAMIGIFRDITEQKNLERELKKSQELYKIITENTTDLIHIVSNTKDKTIIYASPSLEKVFGLPPSTIIGRSLSEFISEEQSEMLIRKINQWKITGEPILFVREIISPEGEQLYFEYNISPITNEWGEIVSYVSVARNITERIKNESAIRNLDRLSIIGQLAAGVAHEIRNPLTSLKGFSKLLSNNTDIEKQRQYLDIIRGELDRIDMIVNEFMSLAKPQAVQYVKAGITSIIQSTINILQPQAVLHNVEIKTKFPSRDIELLCSPNQLKQVFVNFLKNAIEAIPDGGNVYIEVEHLKPSLVQITFTDEGIGIAPEIVGYLGTPFYTTKDKGIGLGLTVSNKIIQEHNGKMSIESQAGIGTTISIELECLAT, encoded by the coding sequence ATGTCCGAATGTAATCCGCTCTTCGGCAAACATTTAGATACTAATGAATACGATCCCGATAAATTATTAGATTTATTTCTTAATAGTACAGTTGACGGTGTTGCCATAGTGGACATGGAAGGCCGCTTCTTGCGAGTAAATCCTATGTATTCATCAATCTTTGGGTACAGTCAGGATGAATTATTGGGGCGTAAATATGAGGACTTCAGTAATTTGGGAACGGTTAGAGACTTTGTTGAACAGGTTAAAGCCGGGGATACCTTCTCAAACTTGAACCTCCAATATTATCATAAAGACGGAAAAGTCCTTGATATAGCAGTCTCTTATTCTCCCTTTCGAAACACTGCGGGAGAGATCATTGCAATGATTGGTATTTTCCGGGATATAACGGAGCAAAAGAATTTGGAAAGGGAATTGAAGAAGAGCCAGGAGCTTTACAAGATTATTACAGAAAATACGACTGATTTAATTCATATTGTTTCCAATACAAAAGACAAGACGATCATTTACGCGTCACCCTCTCTTGAGAAGGTATTTGGGCTGCCTCCTTCAACTATCATTGGAAGAAGCCTATCAGAATTTATCTCTGAAGAACAATCAGAAATGTTAATAAGGAAAATAAATCAGTGGAAAATTACTGGAGAGCCCATCCTTTTTGTTAGGGAAATTATATCGCCTGAAGGTGAACAACTTTACTTTGAATATAATATCTCACCTATTACTAATGAGTGGGGTGAGATTGTTTCGTACGTGTCCGTTGCACGTAATATTACGGAACGTATTAAAAATGAATCTGCCATCCGCAATCTGGACCGGCTGTCGATCATTGGCCAACTGGCAGCGGGAGTAGCCCATGAAATCAGGAATCCACTTACCTCGCTGAAAGGTTTTTCAAAACTGCTGTCCAACAACACAGACATCGAGAAACAGCGTCAATATCTCGACATCATCCGAGGCGAACTTGACCGGATTGATATGATTGTCAATGAATTCATGTCACTGGCTAAACCGCAGGCTGTGCAATACGTTAAGGCAGGAATCACATCAATAATACAAAGTACGATAAATATTCTGCAGCCGCAGGCTGTTCTTCACAATGTCGAGATTAAAACAAAATTTCCTTCCAGGGATATTGAACTTCTTTGCAGCCCGAACCAGCTTAAGCAGGTTTTTGTTAATTTCCTAAAAAATGCAATAGAGGCAATACCCGACGGAGGCAATGTTTATATAGAGGTAGAGCATCTAAAACCCTCGTTGGTCCAAATCACATTCACTGATGAAGGGATAGGGATTGCTCCTGAGATTGTTGGCTATCTTGGTACACCATTTTACACAACAAAAGATAAAGGAATTGGGCTCGGTCTGACAGTAAGCAATAAAATTATCCAGGAACACAATGGAAAAATGAGTATTGAAAGCCAGGCTGGCATCGGGACAACCATTAGTATAGAACTGGAATGTCTGGCAACATAA
- a CDS encoding SIS domain-containing protein, producing MSNYTWKEITSQGEALQKTYELMEKFALPVMKYNEIHVFTGCGTSFYLAHSAAKYFQKVTGKTAVAVPASEIFMDPDTVFSKDSFYRLVAISRSGTTSEVVKALKHVNGSENIKTLAVTCNKGSEITAFTEAAIELDFINEKSVVMTQSFSNMLYSLQLYAALVSGSKAKMSVLESVPALAGSVLADKDQLRPLAENDKFKRFIFLGAGVFNGLAKEATLKLKEMTQIECESYSNLEFRHGPISIVDNVTVAVLLSSDSTLEYDESLIADIQGKGGTVVVFSKEGCGLTGDINIPIPSLEPSDDLAAAFMPQLQLLAYYKALALGLDPDKPRNLTQVVQIQL from the coding sequence ATGAGTAATTATACATGGAAAGAAATTACTAGCCAGGGCGAAGCTTTACAAAAAACTTATGAGTTAATGGAGAAATTTGCCCTGCCAGTGATGAAGTATAACGAGATCCACGTTTTTACCGGGTGTGGCACTTCATTTTACCTTGCTCATTCGGCTGCAAAATACTTTCAAAAAGTCACAGGAAAAACAGCTGTGGCAGTTCCGGCTTCAGAAATATTTATGGATCCTGATACAGTATTTTCTAAGGACTCTTTCTACAGGCTGGTCGCGATTTCCCGCTCAGGTACCACATCCGAGGTTGTCAAAGCTCTCAAGCATGTAAATGGAAGCGAGAACATAAAAACCTTGGCCGTAACGTGCAATAAAGGGAGCGAGATAACCGCTTTTACAGAAGCAGCGATTGAACTGGACTTTATTAATGAAAAAAGTGTTGTTATGACGCAATCATTCTCTAATATGCTTTATTCTTTGCAACTATATGCCGCTTTGGTTTCCGGTAGCAAGGCAAAGATGTCCGTACTGGAGAGCGTGCCTGCATTGGCTGGCAGTGTGCTTGCTGATAAGGACCAACTGCGTCCCCTTGCTGAAAATGATAAGTTTAAAAGGTTCATATTCCTCGGGGCTGGTGTGTTTAACGGTCTGGCAAAGGAAGCAACCTTGAAGCTTAAGGAAATGACCCAAATAGAATGCGAAAGCTATTCGAACCTTGAGTTTCGTCATGGGCCGATATCCATTGTTGACAACGTGACTGTAGCTGTCCTCCTGAGTTCCGATTCTACCTTGGAATATGATGAGAGCCTTATTGCTGATATCCAAGGAAAGGGAGGGACAGTTGTAGTTTTTAGCAAAGAAGGATGCGGCCTGACAGGAGATATCAACATCCCAATTCCTTCATTGGAACCATCGGATGACTTGGCAGCAGCCTTCATGCCGCAACTCCAGCTCCTTGCCTACTACAAAGCTCTCGCCCTTGGATTGGATCCTGACAAGCCGAGAAATCTTACCCAGGTTGTACAAATCCAGCTGTAA
- a CDS encoding bifunctional metallophosphatase/5'-nucleotidase has translation MKTTLSRVKYVCLTAILLISIFVPLQGPSAKAEGENPDGLVNLQLLGITDFHGYIQALNDTSNGTIPSPDGRLTVGGAAYMAAHLNELEKGHSNSIRLSVGDNFSGWPFEVAAFRDEPTIELLNKLGIEMTSAGNHELDETADYLTKYISRGKCFGKRGIDSCFEDSDGNQFAGAAFEHLSANIRDAKSGQLIMKPYTIKYIPDGKGGNLPVGFIGLTTVETILGTTSYQEGALIADPLVEAAEKYTAELKEKGVETIVAVVHEGGTQDGAGNYNTCLNPRGPVIDFAKAASSEIDAIFTGHWHAAFNCFIDDPDGNPRPVIEGSNHGRLISEFNLYIDPETKEAVREKTTSTNHPVTRDIEPDAEIERMVSYWVERGKERAAEHVVNITGDITRARNANGESTLANLAADAHYAAGRKAAQPAEFALTASSPNRGDLLFKKGSNEADSDGKVLFSEQWNAHGYANPVVVVTLTGRQIDQILEEQWVTQANGTVKFSPLAVSHNVRYTFDASKPVGQRVEPENVIINGKVLDPDKSYRVAALAYLIRGNDGYPTFKGYANPVRTEVDHWAFLSYLKSQKEIDPSTLVNRVTSIGN, from the coding sequence TTGAAGACTACTTTATCAAGAGTTAAATACGTATGCCTGACAGCCATTTTGCTTATTTCCATTTTTGTGCCGCTGCAGGGGCCTTCTGCCAAAGCTGAAGGAGAAAATCCAGACGGTCTTGTGAATCTTCAGTTGCTGGGAATTACCGACTTCCATGGGTACATACAGGCACTGAATGATACTAGTAACGGAACGATACCTTCACCTGATGGGCGATTGACAGTAGGCGGAGCTGCCTATATGGCAGCCCATTTAAACGAACTTGAAAAAGGGCACAGCAATTCCATCCGGCTCTCTGTAGGGGACAATTTCAGCGGATGGCCGTTTGAAGTGGCGGCCTTCAGGGATGAACCTACGATAGAATTGCTGAATAAGCTTGGAATTGAAATGACATCTGCCGGAAATCATGAATTGGATGAAACAGCCGATTACCTTACCAAGTATATTTCAAGAGGCAAATGCTTCGGCAAGCGCGGCATCGACAGCTGTTTCGAGGACTCCGATGGCAATCAATTCGCTGGGGCAGCTTTCGAGCATCTTAGTGCGAACATCCGTGACGCCAAATCGGGCCAGCTAATCATGAAGCCATATACAATCAAATATATTCCTGACGGAAAAGGCGGAAATCTCCCGGTCGGCTTTATCGGACTAACTACCGTGGAAACAATTCTTGGTACAACCTCATACCAGGAAGGAGCATTGATAGCTGATCCTCTTGTTGAAGCAGCAGAAAAGTATACAGCCGAACTCAAAGAGAAGGGTGTTGAAACGATAGTTGCGGTTGTCCATGAAGGCGGCACCCAGGACGGTGCAGGAAATTACAACACATGTTTGAATCCTAGGGGGCCTGTCATCGATTTTGCGAAAGCCGCTTCATCTGAGATCGATGCAATTTTTACCGGCCATTGGCATGCGGCATTCAATTGCTTCATAGACGATCCTGATGGCAACCCGCGTCCTGTGATTGAAGGAAGTAATCATGGCAGGTTAATAAGCGAATTTAATCTTTATATCGATCCAGAAACAAAGGAAGCTGTCAGGGAAAAAACAACTTCAACCAACCATCCTGTTACAAGAGATATTGAACCTGATGCGGAAATCGAACGGATGGTATCCTATTGGGTAGAGCGTGGAAAGGAAAGGGCAGCAGAGCATGTGGTCAACATAACCGGGGATATTACTCGCGCCCGCAATGCGAATGGTGAAAGCACTTTGGCGAATCTGGCGGCTGATGCTCATTATGCCGCAGGAAGGAAGGCGGCCCAGCCGGCTGAATTCGCATTGACTGCCAGTAGCCCGAACAGAGGGGACCTATTGTTCAAAAAAGGCAGCAATGAAGCCGACAGTGATGGAAAAGTACTATTCAGTGAACAATGGAATGCACATGGATATGCTAATCCTGTTGTCGTCGTAACGCTGACTGGACGCCAGATTGACCAGATCCTTGAAGAACAGTGGGTTACACAGGCGAATGGGACGGTCAAATTTTCACCGCTTGCAGTATCCCATAATGTCCGATACACGTTTGATGCTTCAAAACCGGTAGGCCAGCGGGTCGAACCGGAAAATGTCATCATTAATGGCAAAGTGCTGGATCCTGATAAATCTTACCGCGTTGCCGCTCTTGCTTACTTAATACGGGGCAATGACGGATACCCAACATTTAAAGGATATGCCAACCCGGTCAGAACAGAAGTCGATCATTGGGCATTCCTGTCTTATCTAAAGAGCCAAAAGGAAATTGACCCTTCTACCCTGGTGAACAGGGTAACTTCGATTGGCAACTGA
- a CDS encoding Gfo/Idh/MocA family protein: MKLGIIGYGLRASHVVRELIKAEPSCQIKAIADPNQETIKKQLDENGSQVNFYKTADEMLDKEHLDGIVIGTRCSLHTEMALKVFPTGIPLFLEKPVAMNMEDLLRLKEGYNNSASPVIVSFPLRFTDIVQQVKAIIDSSQIGTVEHIQAINNVPYGGVYYQNWYRDEAETGGLFLQKATHDFDYLNFLAGSMPVTISAMESKQVFKGDKQAGLMCINCEEQLVCEESSVLKRLNNEEVHGEYCCFATDTGNHDSASALIQYETGMHAVYSQNFYARKGAKARGARLIGYRGTIEFDFYTNVIKVFMHHTNRIETHEIDTGNTAHFGGDARLARNYIQMMEDRAESIAPLESGILSALMCLKAKESAENKRFENIVL, translated from the coding sequence ATGAAACTCGGAATAATCGGCTACGGGCTGCGTGCCAGCCATGTTGTCAGAGAACTAATAAAAGCCGAACCATCCTGCCAAATCAAGGCAATTGCGGATCCCAATCAAGAAACAATCAAGAAACAGCTGGACGAGAATGGCAGCCAGGTTAATTTCTATAAAACTGCAGATGAGATGCTTGATAAGGAACATCTGGATGGAATTGTTATTGGAACGAGGTGTTCGCTTCACACCGAGATGGCATTAAAAGTGTTCCCGACGGGCATACCACTCTTTCTTGAAAAGCCGGTGGCGATGAATATGGAAGACTTGTTGCGGTTAAAAGAAGGCTACAATAATTCTGCTTCGCCCGTTATCGTCTCGTTTCCGTTAAGGTTCACGGATATTGTTCAGCAGGTGAAGGCAATCATTGACTCAAGCCAAATTGGAACGGTCGAACATATCCAGGCGATAAATAATGTGCCCTATGGCGGGGTCTATTATCAGAACTGGTACAGGGATGAAGCGGAAACTGGCGGGCTTTTCCTACAAAAAGCTACCCATGATTTTGATTACCTTAATTTTTTGGCTGGCTCGATGCCGGTTACTATTTCAGCAATGGAATCCAAGCAGGTTTTTAAAGGGGATAAACAAGCCGGGCTGATGTGCATCAATTGTGAGGAACAGCTCGTTTGTGAGGAAAGTTCGGTTTTGAAAAGACTGAATAATGAGGAAGTTCACGGTGAATATTGCTGTTTTGCCACTGACACTGGCAACCATGATTCAGCAAGTGCTTTGATTCAATATGAAACAGGGATGCATGCTGTATATTCACAAAATTTTTATGCGCGAAAAGGTGCGAAAGCCCGTGGTGCCAGATTGATTGGGTACAGGGGGACAATCGAATTCGATTTTTATACAAACGTTATTAAGGTATTTATGCATCATACGAACAGGATTGAAACCCACGAGATTGATACAGGAAATACAGCTCATTTTGGAGGTGATGCCAGGCTTGCCCGAAATTATATTCAAATGATGGAAGACCGTGCTGAGTCGATTGCGCCACTTGAGTCAGGGATCCTTAGCGCCCTGATGTGTCTAAAAGCTAAGGAATCTGCGGAAAATAAACGTTTTGAAAACATTGTACTGTAG
- the nirB gene encoding nitrite reductase large subunit NirB, which translates to MDKKKLVMIGNGMAGVRTIEEILKLNSGQFDITIFGNEPHPNYNRIQLSTVLQGDTTVDDIIMNSRDWYKQNNIELFTGEAIVKINPENKTVVSEKGRTVEYDELIIATGSSSFILPIPGADKQGVTGFRDIQDTETMIKAAGTYRKAAVIGGGLLGLEAARGLLNLGMEVDVIHLMPYLMERQLDPAASDMLRAELEAQGMNFLMEKATSEILGDERVTGLRFKDGSEIDADLVVMAVGIKPNVQLAKDAGIYVNRGIVVDDFMHTSIPSIRAVGECAEHREIVYGLVAPLYEQAKVLAADICRSDTKPYEGSVVGTGLKVSGVDLFSAGEIEEGPGLKAIKVHNEFDGVYKKIVIRDNRVAGIVLYGDTKDSSRLFRMMLKKEDVSGMTSVNILESGCCGGGTGAGSDVAAMTDDELVCGCNGVTKGTIVGAIKENSLTTVDEVGGCTNAGRSCGRCKGLISEILAYTLGDQYDKTAKKSGMCACTTLSRDEVVAEIREKGLTSVREVMNVLGWENEEGCSKCRPALNYYLGMINQEQYKDDRDSRLVNEKMHANIQKDGTYSVVPRMYGGVTTAQDLKKIAEVAEKYDVPLVKLTGGQRIGLFGLNKEDLPAVWEELGMPSGYAYGKTLRTVKTCVGAKFCRYGTQDSMGLGIELEKKFERLDTPHKTKMGVSACPRNCAEAGIKDFGIVGIDGGWEIYVGGNGGTDLRAGDLLDTVKTKEEVIELIGAFMQYYRETAVYLERTSKWVERVGLDHVKKVLADEATRKALNERLDKTLERYNEPWQEAIDSNEIQEKYYQKRSVPVEV; encoded by the coding sequence ATGGACAAGAAAAAATTAGTCATGATTGGAAATGGAATGGCCGGTGTCAGGACAATTGAAGAGATTCTTAAACTGAACTCCGGACAATTTGACATCACTATATTTGGCAATGAGCCACACCCTAACTATAACCGTATCCAGCTGTCGACTGTGCTTCAGGGTGATACGACTGTTGACGATATCATTATGAACAGCCGGGACTGGTATAAACAAAACAACATCGAACTTTTTACAGGCGAAGCGATTGTTAAAATTAATCCAGAGAATAAAACTGTTGTATCCGAGAAGGGGCGTACAGTTGAATATGACGAGCTTATCATCGCGACCGGCTCCAGTTCGTTTATCCTGCCAATTCCGGGGGCTGACAAGCAAGGTGTAACCGGGTTCCGTGATATCCAGGATACCGAAACCATGATTAAAGCAGCGGGAACATACCGTAAAGCTGCTGTCATTGGCGGTGGGCTCCTTGGACTTGAAGCGGCAAGGGGACTTTTGAACCTAGGGATGGAGGTCGATGTGATTCACCTCATGCCGTACCTAATGGAGAGACAGCTTGATCCTGCGGCATCTGACATGTTAAGGGCAGAGCTTGAAGCACAAGGCATGAACTTCCTGATGGAAAAAGCGACCTCCGAGATTCTTGGTGATGAGCGCGTTACAGGTCTTCGGTTTAAGGATGGCTCCGAGATAGATGCTGATCTTGTCGTTATGGCTGTTGGCATCAAGCCGAATGTACAGCTGGCAAAAGACGCAGGAATTTACGTGAACCGCGGGATTGTTGTCGATGATTTCATGCATACAAGTATTCCATCCATCCGTGCCGTCGGCGAGTGTGCCGAGCACCGCGAGATTGTGTACGGACTAGTGGCACCGCTTTACGAACAGGCGAAAGTTCTCGCTGCTGATATTTGTCGTTCAGACACGAAGCCATATGAAGGATCTGTTGTCGGAACAGGTTTGAAAGTTTCAGGTGTTGACCTATTTTCGGCAGGAGAGATTGAGGAGGGACCGGGACTAAAAGCAATCAAAGTCCACAATGAATTTGACGGCGTCTACAAGAAAATTGTCATCCGCGACAACCGTGTTGCCGGGATTGTACTTTATGGTGATACAAAGGACAGCTCAAGACTGTTCCGAATGATGCTGAAAAAAGAAGATGTCAGCGGCATGACGAGTGTAAATATCCTTGAATCAGGCTGCTGCGGTGGCGGTACTGGAGCAGGAAGTGATGTTGCGGCAATGACTGACGATGAACTTGTCTGCGGCTGTAACGGTGTAACAAAAGGAACAATCGTTGGCGCCATCAAGGAAAATAGCCTGACGACTGTGGACGAAGTTGGCGGCTGCACCAATGCCGGGCGTTCCTGTGGACGATGCAAAGGACTTATTTCTGAAATTCTTGCCTATACACTTGGTGACCAGTATGACAAAACAGCGAAAAAATCCGGTATGTGCGCTTGCACCACATTAAGCCGCGATGAAGTTGTCGCTGAAATCAGGGAGAAAGGTTTGACAAGTGTCAGGGAAGTTATGAATGTCCTCGGTTGGGAAAATGAAGAAGGCTGCTCAAAATGCCGTCCGGCCCTGAACTATTATCTTGGAATGATTAATCAGGAGCAGTACAAAGATGACCGCGATTCCCGCCTTGTGAACGAAAAAATGCACGCGAATATCCAGAAAGACGGCACGTACTCCGTTGTTCCAAGGATGTATGGCGGCGTAACGACCGCACAAGATTTGAAGAAGATTGCTGAAGTGGCGGAGAAGTACGATGTTCCGCTCGTGAAGCTGACTGGCGGACAGCGGATTGGCTTGTTCGGATTAAATAAAGAAGATTTGCCAGCTGTATGGGAAGAACTCGGAATGCCTTCGGGTTATGCATACGGTAAAACGCTTCGTACCGTCAAGACATGCGTTGGCGCAAAATTCTGCCGCTACGGAACACAGGATTCAATGGGACTCGGCATCGAGCTTGAGAAGAAGTTTGAGAGACTCGATACTCCTCATAAAACGAAAATGGGTGTATCTGCTTGTCCACGAAACTGTGCTGAAGCTGGGATTAAGGACTTCGGAATTGTCGGCATTGATGGCGGCTGGGAAATTTATGTTGGCGGCAATGGCGGTACAGACCTGCGCGCGGGCGACTTACTTGATACCGTAAAAACAAAAGAAGAAGTAATCGAATTGATTGGCGCATTTATGCAGTACTACCGTGAAACAGCGGTTTACCTTGAACGGACCTCGAAGTGGGTGGAGCGCGTCGGACTGGATCATGTTAAGAAAGTACTAGCAGATGAAGCGACTAGAAAAGCCCTTAACGAACGTCTCGACAAAACGCTTGAACGCTACAATGAACCTTGGCAGGAAGCAATCGACTCAAACGAAATTCAGGAAAAATACTATCAGAAGCGATCTGTTCCAGTAGAGGTGTAA